The following are encoded together in the Candidatus Tumulicola sp. genome:
- the ileS gene encoding isoleucine--tRNA ligase produces MTDTGARRDYRDTLNLPRTDFAMKAELPKREPDRVAWWERQRSYERRLERNAANARWTLHDGPPYANNEPHMGGFFNMVLKDVFVKVALLEGKYSAFVPGWDMHGLPIELETLKHLGITDFHAIDPVELRQRCRERAIYWFERQRDIRIRMGNFGLWERPYRTIEPSYEATIVRVLADLAEREQIYKGLRSTLWCVHDETALAEAEIEYENKTSPSIYVRFPARGEQVRELERRFGTPHDDAPLSILIWTTTPWTLPANVAIALRADATYGMYRVHGERLILAAALAERTLGERFASAELLATVEGSQLERAAVRHPFEERDSLLVLGAYVELETGTGAVHTAPGHGADDFETGGRYGLAILNPVDAAGHFTQAAGKYAGEFIFDANDRIVEDLRATGALWSVEAYEHSYPHCWRCHNPVIFRATAQWFISMDRNELRQRTVAAIEDVSYVPEWGRTRQRQMIETHPEWCISRQRTWGTPIPALICRACGQSVLDPGVARRAADRFEEAGASVWWTDPVETYLPAGFACPHCAGGEFELERNIVDIWFESGVSHLAVLGRDGLNWPSDAVLEGADQYRGWFRSSLITGVAIEGGAPYRRVINHGWVNDEHGRAMSKSTGTGIGAREAMERWGADVLRLWTASVEFVDDVRFGPNVVDQIGRVYRNLRNRIRFLLGNVNDLPNDAIVPRDAMEPFDRLACAVADAFAGGVRRSYDAFALHEAYLQIVEFESAMSSLYFDALKDPLYSRARHDARRRSAQSALLYVLERLLVVLAPVLSFTAEEAWQSLPEALHGDAVSVFDLELRDGDPADPAVGRWQQLRELRARVAASQSPRDFEARVRLGAPAQSFDWLASLGDNLREALVVSDVELFRSEGETESFELLAASGEKCARCWKFRRLGSDPANPLVCSDCAEVLSSLDL; encoded by the coding sequence ATGACCGATACCGGAGCGCGCCGCGATTATCGCGACACGTTAAATCTGCCCCGCACCGACTTTGCGATGAAGGCCGAGCTGCCCAAGCGCGAGCCCGACCGCGTTGCCTGGTGGGAGCGCCAACGCTCGTACGAACGGCGGCTCGAACGCAACGCGGCCAACGCGCGGTGGACGCTGCACGACGGTCCCCCGTATGCCAATAACGAGCCGCATATGGGCGGTTTCTTCAACATGGTCCTCAAGGACGTGTTCGTCAAGGTTGCGTTGCTCGAAGGCAAGTACTCGGCGTTCGTTCCCGGCTGGGACATGCACGGTCTGCCGATCGAACTCGAAACGCTAAAGCATCTCGGCATCACGGATTTCCATGCGATCGATCCGGTCGAACTGCGCCAACGGTGCCGCGAGCGGGCCATCTACTGGTTCGAACGGCAACGCGACATTCGCATCCGGATGGGCAACTTCGGCTTATGGGAACGGCCGTACCGCACGATCGAGCCGTCGTACGAAGCGACGATCGTACGCGTGCTGGCGGATCTCGCCGAGCGCGAGCAGATCTATAAAGGCTTGCGTTCGACGCTGTGGTGCGTGCACGACGAAACGGCGCTGGCCGAAGCCGAGATCGAGTACGAAAACAAAACGTCGCCGTCGATCTACGTGCGTTTCCCAGCACGCGGCGAACAAGTGCGCGAACTGGAACGACGCTTCGGTACGCCGCACGACGACGCTCCGCTTTCGATTCTTATTTGGACGACGACGCCGTGGACGCTGCCGGCCAACGTCGCCATCGCGTTGCGCGCCGACGCTACGTACGGCATGTATCGCGTACACGGCGAGCGGTTGATCCTTGCTGCCGCGCTGGCCGAACGCACGTTGGGCGAGCGATTCGCATCTGCCGAACTGCTGGCGACGGTCGAGGGATCGCAGCTCGAACGTGCCGCCGTGCGGCATCCGTTTGAGGAGCGCGATTCATTGCTCGTCCTCGGTGCGTACGTCGAGCTCGAAACCGGAACGGGTGCCGTGCATACCGCTCCCGGCCACGGCGCCGACGACTTCGAAACCGGCGGTCGCTACGGACTAGCAATTCTCAATCCAGTCGACGCTGCCGGCCATTTCACGCAAGCCGCGGGCAAATACGCGGGCGAGTTTATCTTCGATGCGAACGACCGCATCGTCGAGGATTTGCGCGCGACCGGCGCACTGTGGAGCGTCGAAGCGTACGAGCATTCGTATCCGCATTGTTGGCGTTGTCACAATCCGGTAATTTTCCGCGCCACGGCACAGTGGTTTATTTCGATGGACCGCAACGAGCTGCGCCAACGGACGGTTGCGGCCATCGAAGACGTGTCGTACGTTCCCGAATGGGGACGCACGCGACAACGCCAAATGATCGAAACGCATCCGGAATGGTGTATCTCGCGCCAACGCACGTGGGGAACGCCGATTCCCGCGCTGATCTGCCGCGCGTGCGGGCAGTCGGTGCTCGATCCCGGCGTCGCGCGTCGCGCCGCGGATCGGTTCGAAGAAGCGGGCGCCAGCGTCTGGTGGACCGATCCGGTCGAAACCTATCTTCCCGCCGGCTTTGCCTGTCCGCATTGCGCGGGCGGCGAGTTCGAACTCGAACGGAACATCGTCGACATTTGGTTCGAGTCGGGCGTCTCGCACCTGGCCGTGCTCGGGCGTGACGGTTTGAACTGGCCGAGCGACGCCGTGCTCGAAGGTGCCGATCAATACCGCGGCTGGTTTCGCAGTTCGCTGATTACCGGCGTTGCGATCGAGGGTGGCGCGCCCTATCGACGCGTGATCAATCACGGCTGGGTCAATGACGAGCACGGCCGGGCGATGTCCAAATCCACCGGCACCGGCATCGGCGCGCGTGAGGCAATGGAACGCTGGGGCGCCGACGTGTTGCGCTTGTGGACGGCCTCGGTGGAGTTCGTCGACGACGTGCGTTTCGGACCCAACGTCGTCGATCAAATCGGTCGCGTGTATCGCAATCTGCGCAATCGAATCCGATTCTTGCTCGGGAACGTCAACGATCTTCCGAACGATGCGATCGTTCCCCGCGATGCGATGGAGCCGTTCGACCGCTTGGCGTGCGCGGTCGCAGACGCGTTCGCCGGAGGCGTCCGACGCTCGTACGATGCCTTCGCGTTGCATGAGGCGTACCTGCAAATCGTCGAGTTCGAAAGCGCCATGTCGAGCCTCTACTTCGATGCGCTCAAGGATCCGCTGTATTCTCGGGCACGCCACGATGCGCGCCGGCGCAGCGCGCAGTCGGCGTTACTCTACGTACTCGAGCGGTTGCTCGTCGTTCTTGCGCCGGTGCTGTCGTTTACGGCCGAAGAAGCGTGGCAGTCGCTGCCCGAAGCGTTGCACGGCGATGCTGTCAGCGTGTTCGACCTCGAACTGCGTGACGGCGATCCCGCAGATCCCGCGGTCGGGCGGTGGCAGCAACTGCGCGAGCTACGAGCGCGCGTCGCCGCATCGCAATCCCCGCGTGACTTCGAAGCCAGGGTCCGGCTAGGTGCGCCGGCTCAGAGCTTCGACTGGCTTGCATCGCTGGGCGACAATCTGCGCGAAGCCTTGGTCGTTTCGGACGTCGAACTGTTCCGATCCGAGGGCGAGACGGAGAGCTTCGAATTACTTGCCGCCTCGGGTGAGAAGTGCGCGCGCTGCTGGAAATTCCGGCGGCTCGGCTCGGACCCGGCCAATCCGCTGGTGTGTTCCGACTGCGCCGAGGTACTTTCCAGCCTCGATCTGTGA
- the csaB gene encoding polysaccharide pyruvyl transferase CsaB — MRLLISGYYGFGNLGDEALLRIIVERIRARVPNADIEVLSATPLLTARQLDVRSSPREQWRNVRRAIRECDVVLSGGGGLLQNATSSRSLLYYAGIVREAVRARRKSMIFAQSIGPLDRLGEFLVRQFCSGVSRATVRDERSRGLLQRLLPRTLVERTADPVFLYDPAAPAHDLSAEGLGPDSGQYAVISVRKSPGFRDGVETVAHAVDRLAGVHGIRSAFLPLGGAPDAEISTDIIRKCASAPVLLPECSLEKAGAIIAGSRAVIGMRLHALVLAARFAVPFLALAYDPKVNALCDDLRYPLEPLWEPGRRREPASADELVDRLIAEHDAISEHLAGDVAAIRAAAERNFDVLDDLIGE, encoded by the coding sequence GTGCGCCTGCTGATCTCCGGTTATTACGGATTCGGCAACCTGGGCGATGAGGCGCTGCTGCGAATCATCGTAGAGCGCATCCGCGCACGCGTACCAAACGCCGATATCGAAGTTTTGTCGGCTACGCCGCTGTTGACCGCTCGCCAACTCGACGTACGATCGTCGCCGCGAGAACAATGGCGAAACGTACGTCGTGCGATCCGCGAGTGCGACGTCGTTCTCTCGGGAGGAGGCGGCCTGTTACAAAATGCTACGAGCTCGCGCAGCTTGCTGTATTATGCCGGAATCGTTCGTGAGGCCGTACGAGCGCGCCGGAAATCGATGATTTTCGCGCAGTCGATCGGACCGTTGGATCGTCTTGGTGAGTTCTTGGTGCGGCAATTCTGTAGCGGCGTTTCGCGCGCGACGGTGCGTGACGAGCGCTCGCGTGGATTGCTCCAGCGGCTACTCCCGCGCACCTTGGTGGAGCGCACGGCCGATCCGGTGTTTCTGTACGATCCGGCGGCGCCGGCCCACGACCTGAGCGCTGAGGGCTTAGGTCCCGATAGCGGCCAGTATGCAGTCATAAGCGTTCGCAAGTCGCCGGGCTTTCGCGACGGGGTCGAAACCGTCGCGCACGCGGTCGATCGGTTGGCGGGCGTTCACGGCATCCGTAGCGCGTTTCTTCCGTTGGGCGGCGCGCCGGACGCAGAAATTTCGACGGACATCATTCGCAAGTGTGCGAGCGCGCCGGTGCTGTTGCCGGAATGCTCGTTGGAAAAAGCCGGCGCAATTATCGCAGGCTCGCGCGCGGTGATCGGGATGCGGCTACACGCGCTCGTTTTGGCTGCGCGCTTTGCCGTGCCGTTCTTGGCGCTGGCCTACGATCCGAAGGTCAACGCGCTGTGCGACGATCTCCGCTACCCACTCGAACCGCTGTGGGAGCCGGGACGCCGGCGCGAACCGGCATCGGCCGACGAGCTGGTAGACCGGCTGATCGCCGAGCACGACGCGATTTCCGAGCACCTGGCCGGTGATGTCGCGGCGATCCGGGCGGCGGCGGAGCGCAACTTCGACGTGCTCGACGACTTAATCGGGGAGTAA
- a CDS encoding DUF5693 family protein: MTFVSTRTRYAGIVLLVGLLACLAVAVFRLQTEDRAKRVEVSMDYQDFAALARSYDYNPAGFLIALRRAGLTSLALTEELGANVGDDGKAQVLTGASLRNQAQIAPIRDPLLARMVASGRIDPGAVYLLVDDALTYQRYRLQLGLHFAPRSVRVLRASRPWLIEVRTQIDYFNTTSLGIPTDEILLARRLGLLVIPRLQNDERFERSQMSAEIDAVLRYDPKVSTLIFFGLRNQVMGFPDHLEDMAAIFKEHRFNFGSIETYDQATVQKGNDGLAELIPGRTVRVQAIAKTELDKIKVDVAVARYVLGARERNVRVVYLRPWDHRDGNKSIERTNVDFVASIANQLKSGGYRLGRATPIPPYHGNNRLIVAVAALAVPSIFILLLEWFGLYRLRWAIAAYAVTVLAYAGGVVSHHDLLIRSVLALAGALLFATAAFAVLAPAFREEPARDTRTQLLRCSGWTLAATGVALLGALVVVGLMSAPLAMEEIERFRGVKLVLALPPLIALLMYTFDPRFGVGRRLKELSSSPVLAYQLLAGLVVVAGAAFLVMRSGNDSDISPSQFELTLRHVLTNVLSVRPRFKEFLVGFPCMMLIAALTPLHRRAVGWLLALGAGVGIGDVIDTFSHLHTPLSISLLRIVNGLIIGAIVGSIVVYVYRKMAVRPATLT, translated from the coding sequence GTGACGTTTGTGTCGACGCGTACGCGCTATGCCGGAATCGTGCTTCTGGTCGGGTTACTTGCTTGTTTGGCTGTCGCGGTGTTTCGTCTACAGACGGAAGATCGTGCCAAACGCGTCGAGGTCTCGATGGACTATCAAGACTTCGCGGCGCTGGCGCGTTCGTATGATTATAACCCTGCGGGCTTTTTGATCGCATTGCGGCGAGCCGGTTTGACCTCGCTCGCGCTGACAGAAGAGCTCGGCGCGAACGTCGGCGACGACGGGAAGGCGCAAGTTCTTACGGGAGCGTCGTTGCGCAATCAGGCGCAAATTGCGCCCATCCGCGATCCGTTGCTGGCGCGAATGGTCGCGTCCGGACGTATCGATCCCGGCGCGGTGTATCTGTTGGTCGATGACGCACTGACCTATCAACGATATCGCTTGCAGTTGGGTCTGCACTTCGCTCCGCGCAGCGTCCGCGTGCTGCGAGCATCGCGGCCGTGGTTGATCGAAGTGCGCACGCAAATCGATTATTTCAACACCACCTCGTTGGGTATACCAACCGACGAGATCTTGCTCGCGCGTCGTCTCGGCCTCTTAGTCATTCCGCGGCTACAGAACGACGAACGGTTCGAACGTTCGCAAATGTCCGCCGAAATCGACGCGGTATTGCGCTACGATCCGAAAGTATCGACGTTGATTTTCTTCGGGCTGCGCAACCAAGTCATGGGATTTCCCGACCATCTCGAGGATATGGCGGCAATTTTCAAAGAGCATCGGTTTAATTTCGGCTCGATCGAAACCTACGATCAAGCGACGGTGCAAAAGGGTAACGACGGCCTGGCCGAGTTGATCCCCGGCCGCACCGTGCGCGTACAAGCCATCGCGAAAACCGAGCTGGACAAAATCAAAGTTGACGTCGCCGTCGCTCGTTACGTGTTGGGCGCGCGCGAGCGAAACGTGCGCGTCGTGTACTTGCGTCCGTGGGATCATCGCGACGGAAACAAGTCGATCGAGCGAACGAACGTCGACTTCGTCGCGTCCATCGCGAACCAGCTTAAATCGGGCGGCTACCGCCTGGGCCGCGCGACGCCGATTCCACCGTACCACGGAAACAATCGTCTCATCGTCGCCGTCGCAGCGCTCGCCGTGCCGTCGATCTTCATCTTGCTGCTCGAGTGGTTCGGCTTGTACCGTCTGCGGTGGGCAATCGCCGCCTATGCCGTAACGGTGCTCGCGTACGCGGGCGGCGTCGTATCGCATCACGATTTGTTGATTCGCTCGGTCCTGGCGCTCGCCGGAGCTCTGTTGTTCGCCACCGCTGCGTTCGCGGTGCTCGCTCCCGCATTTCGTGAAGAGCCGGCACGCGACACGCGCACCCAACTGTTGCGCTGTTCGGGGTGGACGTTGGCCGCCACCGGCGTCGCACTTCTTGGCGCACTGGTCGTCGTCGGGCTGATGAGTGCGCCACTCGCGATGGAAGAGATCGAGCGCTTTCGCGGCGTCAAACTCGTGCTTGCACTTCCGCCACTCATCGCGCTGTTGATGTATACGTTCGACCCGCGGTTCGGCGTCGGGCGCCGGTTGAAAGAGCTGTCTTCATCGCCGGTGCTGGCGTATCAACTCTTGGCGGGGCTGGTCGTCGTCGCAGGGGCCGCGTTCCTAGTCATGCGCAGCGGAAACGACAGCGACATCTCGCCGTCGCAGTTCGAGCTGACGCTGCGTCACGTGTTAACGAACGTGCTGTCGGTCCGGCCGCGATTCAAAGAGTTTTTGGTTGGCTTCCCGTGTATGATGCTGATCGCGGCGTTAACACCGCTACACCGGCGCGCCGTCGGCTGGCTGCTCGCGCTCGGAGCGGGCGTCGGAATCGGCGATGTGATCGATACGTTCTCGCATCTGCACACGCCGCTTTCCATCTCGCTGTTGCGGATCGTCAACGGGCTGATCATCGGCGCCATCGTGGGTTCGATCGTCGTGTACGTATATCGAAAGATGGCTGTGCGCCCAGCCACTCTTACCTAG
- a CDS encoding enoyl-CoA hydratase, with product MLEDRTIAVVDEGAVRVLTLDRPARRNALSLAVMRELDHALEAAAGERSVRAVVLRAEGPAFSSGHDLRELRQGDPVIHRDVFDACVRLMQRLEDIPQPVIAEVDGIATAAGCQIVAACDLAVASERSTFATPGVRIGLFCSTPMVALSRAVGRKRALQMLLTGDPIDARTACEWGLVNLVVAPERIHDETLALATRIAGASPTVLAIGKRAFYAQIDRDTAGAYAYTKEVMIRNASEADACEGIDAFLEKRAPRWH from the coding sequence ATGCTCGAAGATCGCACCATCGCCGTTGTCGATGAAGGCGCCGTTCGCGTCCTGACGCTCGACCGTCCCGCGCGGCGTAACGCGCTGTCGCTAGCTGTTATGCGCGAGCTCGATCACGCGCTCGAAGCGGCCGCCGGCGAACGCTCCGTACGGGCGGTCGTGCTGCGGGCCGAGGGCCCAGCCTTTAGTTCGGGCCACGACTTGCGCGAGCTCCGCCAAGGCGACCCAGTTATCCACAGGGATGTGTTCGACGCGTGCGTGCGCCTGATGCAGCGCCTCGAAGATATCCCGCAGCCGGTCATCGCCGAGGTCGACGGCATCGCGACCGCCGCCGGCTGCCAGATCGTGGCGGCCTGCGATCTGGCCGTTGCATCGGAACGTTCGACCTTCGCGACACCCGGCGTGCGGATCGGGTTGTTTTGCAGCACGCCCATGGTTGCGTTGTCGCGCGCGGTTGGTCGCAAGCGAGCGTTACAGATGCTGTTGACCGGGGATCCGATCGACGCGCGCACCGCTTGCGAATGGGGACTCGTCAACCTCGTCGTCGCACCCGAGCGTATTCATGACGAAACGTTGGCCCTAGCGACGCGGATCGCCGGCGCAAGTCCAACGGTCTTGGCGATTGGCAAGCGAGCGTTTTACGCACAGATCGACCGCGACACGGCCGGTGCGTACGCCTACACCAAGGAAGTCATGATTCGAAACGCGTCGGAAGCCGACGCGTGCGAGGGCATCGACGCGTTCTTAGAAAAACGCGCGCCGCGCTGGCATTGA
- a CDS encoding MBOAT family protein: protein MRSFRGGAVLAGALLLFIIIDLAAFYAPLYRPLLDPKSSTGAFEGSLGALRALPPAAESDVLVLGDSRIYSGLDPASADRASRGMLRFLNGGVPGTNPRCWYFFLQELDPHATRYRALVIPVDTYSDDDSALGSIDGDQRTPDLHYIALAVPPSDIPKLARSFPDPRTRLAVAIDMLLRGPELRGDVQALLGSPHARFQAIADAKSRHLYDPFASHLEVASVSGTHLDARTGRLTIASNVPASERPLLADIVLRLGRPSPSYAEYRRRWLEPIVRRYAAAGVPVIFVRIPTRPIHRDEGERVDGTIAGFERQYGATLLDAAPYGHLEQPQLFFDHDHLDRSGGQTFSLMLGRDVARVLSAPHSGASIAGGQPATTHTAERPRTGLLVGIGIPMPMQSYEFWIFILVVAAGFYCLPLRVRWWFLLGASYYFYARWNGAFVGFLLALTLSDWAIGLGLERLTGNVRRVALAAGIAANVAFLGTFKYANFASSTIAALAGMHGNPWFVKLFVPIGISFHTFQSISYLVDVYRRKISATRSLSRYAMYLAFFPQLLAGPIVRAGLFFSELAHWRAPDASDVSYGCMRAAFGLAKKIGIADQFSPISDAYFSAPAAHPGALAAAGAIFAFSMQIYFDFSGYSDIAIGCARLFGFVFPENFAQPYLASSVTDFWHRWHITLSTWLRDYLYIPLGGNRHGEFGTLRNLLLTMLLGGLWHGAQWTFVAWGAVHGVLLCVERLAGIGRTGDAPRGIAYISRAGATFAVVSLAWVLFRAPDFATAGTMYRQLFSGGLSGWPLHGWVALLAAGIVCFAILRACWQRMQTFQWNAVPPALRAGALATALLCIELLSWPGTPATFIYFKF, encoded by the coding sequence TTGCGTTCGTTTCGAGGCGGCGCCGTGCTCGCCGGCGCGCTGCTCCTCTTCATTATTATCGACTTGGCCGCATTCTACGCGCCGCTCTACCGGCCGCTGCTCGACCCGAAATCGAGCACCGGCGCGTTCGAAGGTTCGTTGGGGGCCTTGCGCGCGCTGCCGCCCGCCGCGGAGAGCGACGTCCTGGTGCTCGGCGACTCGCGCATCTATTCCGGGCTGGACCCGGCGTCGGCGGATCGCGCGTCTCGCGGCATGCTGCGGTTTCTCAATGGCGGCGTCCCGGGAACGAATCCGCGCTGCTGGTACTTCTTTCTGCAAGAACTCGATCCGCATGCGACTCGCTACCGAGCGCTGGTCATTCCGGTCGACACCTACTCCGACGACGATAGCGCTCTCGGCAGCATCGACGGCGACCAGCGGACGCCCGACCTGCACTACATCGCGTTAGCCGTGCCACCGAGCGACATTCCCAAGCTCGCTCGCTCGTTCCCCGACCCAAGAACGCGGTTGGCCGTAGCCATCGACATGCTCTTGCGCGGCCCGGAGTTGCGCGGCGACGTGCAAGCGTTGCTAGGCTCACCGCACGCGCGCTTTCAGGCCATCGCCGACGCGAAGTCTCGACACCTGTACGACCCGTTCGCGAGTCATCTCGAAGTCGCGTCGGTTTCCGGCACTCACCTCGACGCGCGCACCGGACGGCTCACGATCGCGTCGAACGTGCCGGCCAGCGAGCGGCCGCTCCTCGCCGACATCGTCCTGCGGCTCGGCCGGCCAAGCCCGTCGTACGCCGAATATCGACGCCGCTGGCTCGAGCCGATCGTCCGTCGATACGCCGCCGCAGGCGTTCCGGTCATTTTCGTTCGCATTCCCACGCGTCCGATTCACCGCGACGAAGGCGAGCGGGTGGATGGTACCATTGCCGGCTTCGAACGCCAGTATGGCGCGACGTTACTCGATGCCGCTCCTTACGGTCATCTCGAGCAACCGCAACTCTTCTTCGATCACGACCACCTCGATCGAAGCGGCGGCCAGACCTTCAGCCTCATGTTGGGGCGAGATGTCGCTCGGGTACTGTCGGCTCCACACTCCGGCGCGTCGATCGCCGGCGGACAGCCGGCAACCACGCATACCGCGGAGCGCCCGCGCACCGGGCTGCTGGTCGGAATCGGAATTCCGATGCCGATGCAGTCCTACGAATTCTGGATCTTCATTCTGGTGGTAGCTGCGGGCTTCTACTGCCTGCCGCTACGCGTTCGCTGGTGGTTTCTGCTGGGCGCGAGCTACTATTTCTACGCGCGCTGGAATGGCGCGTTCGTCGGCTTCTTGTTGGCGCTGACGCTGTCCGATTGGGCGATCGGACTCGGACTCGAACGACTAACCGGAAACGTACGGCGCGTCGCGTTGGCCGCCGGCATCGCTGCGAACGTCGCATTTCTCGGCACGTTCAAGTATGCCAACTTCGCCAGTTCGACGATTGCGGCGCTGGCCGGAATGCATGGCAATCCGTGGTTCGTCAAGCTGTTCGTGCCGATCGGTATCAGCTTTCACACGTTTCAAAGCATTTCGTATCTGGTCGACGTGTATCGCCGGAAAATATCGGCGACGCGCAGCCTGTCGCGCTATGCGATGTATTTAGCGTTTTTCCCACAGCTGCTGGCCGGTCCGATCGTGCGAGCCGGGCTGTTTTTTTCCGAGCTCGCGCACTGGCGTGCGCCGGACGCGTCCGACGTGTCGTACGGCTGCATGCGCGCCGCCTTCGGATTAGCGAAAAAGATCGGGATCGCCGATCAATTCTCGCCGATCTCGGACGCGTATTTTTCGGCACCGGCGGCGCATCCCGGCGCATTAGCGGCGGCCGGTGCGATCTTCGCGTTCTCGATGCAAATTTATTTCGATTTCTCCGGATACAGCGATATCGCCATCGGCTGCGCCCGCCTATTTGGATTCGTCTTCCCCGAAAACTTCGCCCAACCGTATCTCGCTTCCAGCGTTACCGATTTCTGGCATCGCTGGCACATCACGCTGTCGACGTGGCTGCGCGATTATTTGTACATTCCACTTGGCGGCAACCGCCACGGCGAGTTCGGTACGTTACGCAATCTCTTGCTAACGATGCTGCTCGGTGGATTGTGGCACGGCGCGCAGTGGACGTTCGTCGCGTGGGGAGCCGTGCACGGGGTACTGTTATGTGTCGAACGCCTCGCCGGAATCGGGCGCACCGGCGACGCCCCGCGCGGCATCGCGTACATATCGCGCGCCGGCGCGACGTTCGCGGTCGTGAGTCTCGCGTGGGTGTTGTTTCGAGCGCCCGATTTCGCAACGGCTGGAACGATGTACCGGCAGTTGTTTAGCGGAGGATTGTCCGGTTGGCCGCTGCATGGCTGGGTCGCGTTGCTCGCTGCGGGAATCGTCTGTTTCGCGATACTCCGCGCCTGCTGGCAACGCATGCAAACCTTTCAATGGAACGCGGTTCCACCGGCACTACGTGCGGGAGCGCTGGCGACGGCATTACTCTGCATCGAGCTTCTGTCGTGGCCCGGCACGCCCGCAACGTTTATTTACTTCAAGTTTTAG
- a CDS encoding alkaline phosphatase family protein gives MFFSIRSLRTTMAAIAAVASVACSSNSNSVGGLPQSAPNGVPLHTILPSGAGAISHVVIIVQENRTVDNMFQGYPGANTVSSGKNSKGKTIQLQPVSLKTKYVIDHSAQAMFAACDGTGKMPGTHCRMDAFDQEYSYGGPPNPQYVYVPHNESKPYWDMAKEWVLGDNFHPSQVDESFVSHQYIIAGQAQSSVDVPLGPEWGCDGGTRAQVGTILKDRTFGPQQQACFDYPTLGDELDTAKLTWRFYTSPVSQPMGGFWSGYQAIKHIRYGPDWANVINPQKKFLSDVRKGTLSSVTWITPTCEESDHTACGGGLGPSWVTSLVNAVGNSKFWNSTAIFVFWDDWGGLYDQVPPPYAGYDGLGFRTPLLVISPYAKKNYISNVQYEHGSILRFTEDLFGLPQLSASDKRANSPALDCFDFKQKPRAFVPIKAPQDEQFFLTRAVDTRPPDFE, from the coding sequence ATGTTTTTTTCTATTCGTTCGTTACGGACGACGATGGCGGCGATAGCTGCCGTCGCTTCGGTTGCATGTTCGTCAAATTCCAACTCCGTCGGCGGGTTGCCGCAAAGCGCACCGAACGGCGTGCCGCTGCACACGATTCTGCCAAGCGGCGCCGGCGCGATCTCGCACGTCGTCATCATCGTGCAAGAGAATCGTACGGTCGACAATATGTTCCAAGGGTACCCGGGTGCGAATACCGTGTCGAGCGGAAAAAATTCGAAGGGTAAAACGATCCAGCTGCAGCCGGTCAGCTTGAAAACGAAATACGTCATCGATCATTCGGCCCAAGCAATGTTTGCCGCGTGCGACGGTACGGGAAAAATGCCGGGCACGCACTGCCGTATGGATGCGTTCGATCAAGAATATTCGTACGGCGGACCGCCCAACCCTCAATACGTCTACGTTCCGCACAACGAATCGAAACCATATTGGGATATGGCAAAGGAGTGGGTCCTCGGCGACAATTTCCACCCCTCACAAGTCGACGAGAGCTTCGTTTCGCACCAATACATCATCGCCGGTCAGGCGCAGTCGAGCGTGGACGTACCGCTGGGGCCCGAATGGGGCTGTGACGGTGGAACGCGCGCCCAGGTCGGTACCATCTTGAAAGACCGGACGTTCGGACCCCAACAACAAGCCTGTTTCGATTACCCGACGCTCGGCGACGAACTCGACACCGCAAAACTCACGTGGCGGTTCTACACGAGTCCGGTTTCCCAACCGATGGGTGGTTTTTGGTCGGGCTATCAGGCGATCAAACATATCCGCTACGGTCCGGATTGGGCGAACGTTATCAACCCGCAAAAGAAGTTTCTTAGCGACGTTAGAAAAGGCACGCTCTCGAGCGTGACGTGGATCACGCCTACGTGCGAAGAGTCGGATCACACCGCCTGCGGCGGCGGCCTCGGGCCTTCGTGGGTAACGTCGTTGGTCAACGCCGTCGGCAACAGTAAGTTCTGGAATTCGACCGCCATCTTCGTCTTCTGGGACGACTGGGGTGGGTTGTACGATCAGGTTCCTCCGCCGTACGCAGGGTATGACGGCTTAGGGTTCCGGACTCCGTTGCTGGTCATTTCTCCGTACGCCAAGAAAAACTACATATCGAACGTGCAATACGAGCACGGCAGCATTTTGCGCTTCACCGAAGATCTGTTCGGGTTGCCGCAGTTGTCGGCGTCCGATAAGCGCGCAAATTCCCCAGCTTTGGATTGCTTCGACTTCAAGCAGAAGCCGCGGGCGTTCGTGCCGATCAAGGCTCCGCAAGACGAGCAATTTTTCTTAACGCGAGCGGTCGACACGCGACCTCCCGATTTCGAATAA